From Rhodococcus sp. B7740, one genomic window encodes:
- a CDS encoding Zn-ribbon domain-containing OB-fold protein — protein MTGTIEEIRGKTAGVKRPRAKMAPSATPETRPYWDAAADGRLSVQRCQACSHVYFYPRDFCPVCSSDLVEWIDCSGRATLHSYVIEHRPGPGFENDGPYVVAVVQLEEGPRMMTNVVGVEPLPENLPLDMELTVQFEPRGDMWVPVFAPAGASA, from the coding sequence ATGACCGGAACGATCGAAGAGATCCGAGGTAAGACCGCGGGGGTCAAGCGACCACGGGCGAAGATGGCTCCATCGGCCACCCCCGAAACGAGACCGTACTGGGATGCGGCGGCGGACGGGCGTTTGTCGGTCCAGCGCTGCCAGGCGTGCTCCCACGTGTACTTCTATCCGCGAGACTTCTGCCCGGTGTGCAGTTCGGACCTCGTGGAATGGATCGACTGCTCGGGCCGCGCGACCTTGCATTCCTACGTGATCGAACATCGACCAGGGCCTGGGTTCGAGAACGACGGCCCGTACGTCGTAGCCGTCGTTCAGCTCGAGGAGGGGCCGCGCATGATGACCAATGTCGTCGGCGTCGAACCGCTTCCGGAAAACCTGCCGTTGGATATGGAGTTGACCGTGCAGTTCGAGCCACGCGGTGATATGTGGGTGCCCGTTT